From Cellulophaga lytica DSM 7489, a single genomic window includes:
- a CDS encoding rhomboid family intramembrane serine protease, with translation MTDNNYFKFSNSVLLVPIIAVLSIWTVYWVELQFKINFNHFGVYPRTLSGIKGVFFSPFIHGSLKHLYSNTLPLVVLSAALVYFYKPVAFKVLFYGTLLSGLITWVIGRPSYHIGASGVIYLLASFIFFKGVFAKHFRLIALSLFVVFVYGSMLWYILPIKEGISWEGHLGGFITGLFFAYFLKADIPIPKKYAWEEDSYNEEADEFLRHFDEDGNFIESTPESEPETDLDTTSPIKITYHYKENKEE, from the coding sequence ATGACAGACAATAATTACTTTAAATTCTCCAATTCGGTATTATTAGTGCCAATAATAGCAGTACTTAGTATTTGGACGGTCTATTGGGTAGAATTACAATTTAAAATTAATTTTAACCATTTTGGAGTGTATCCAAGAACACTTAGCGGAATTAAAGGTGTTTTTTTTAGTCCGTTTATACATGGGTCATTAAAGCATTTGTATAGTAATACATTGCCATTGGTGGTGTTAAGTGCCGCTCTTGTTTATTTTTATAAACCAGTAGCTTTTAAAGTATTATTTTATGGTACACTATTGTCTGGTTTAATTACTTGGGTAATTGGTAGACCATCTTACCATATTGGAGCAAGTGGAGTTATTTACTTACTAGCTAGTTTTATATTTTTTAAAGGTGTTTTTGCAAAACATTTTAGACTAATTGCACTTTCTTTATTTGTTGTATTTGTTTACGGTAGTATGCTTTGGTATATTTTACCAATAAAAGAAGGTATATCTTGGGAAGGCCATTTAGGCGGATTTATTACAGGGTTGTTTTTTGCATACTTTTTAAAGGCAGATATTCCTATACCCAAAAAATATGCTTGGGAAGAGGATAGCTACAATGAGGAAGCAGATGAGTTTTTACGTCATTTTGATGAAGATGGTAATTTTATAGAATCTACTCCTGAATCAGAACCTGAAACCGATTTAGATACTACAAGTCCAATTAAAATTACTTACCACTATAAAGAAAACAAAGAAGAGTAG
- a CDS encoding replication-associated recombination protein A, producing MNEPLAERVRPKTLTEYVSQTHLVGDNGTLTQQIKRGILPSLILWGPPGTGKTTLANIIANEIDRPFYTLSAISSGVKDVREVIEKAKKSGGLFTTKNPILFIDEIHRFSKSQQDSLLAAVEKGWVTLIGATTENPSFEVIPALLSRCQVYILKPFDKHDLVTLLERAIRQDAQLQKKKIELKETEALLRLSGGDGRKLLNMFELVINSEDTEDVVITDELVLSKVQKNTVLYDKTGEQHYDIVSAFIKSIRGSDPNGAVYWLARMIEGGEDVKFIARRMLIAASEDIGNANPTALVMANTTFQAVSTIGYPEARIILSQCAIYLATSAKSNASYAAIGKAQQVVKQTGDLSVPLALRNAPTKLMKDIGYGKDYQYAHNYENNFVAAEFLPDELSGSSFYIPGNNNRERTIKEFLKNRWKDKYEL from the coding sequence ATGAATGAGCCTTTAGCAGAAAGAGTAAGACCAAAAACGTTAACAGAATATGTGAGTCAGACCCACTTAGTTGGTGATAATGGCACACTAACCCAACAAATTAAAAGAGGTATATTACCTTCTTTAATTCTTTGGGGACCTCCTGGTACTGGTAAAACCACTTTAGCTAATATTATAGCTAATGAAATAGACAGGCCTTTTTACACACTAAGTGCTATTAGTAGTGGGGTAAAAGATGTTAGAGAGGTTATAGAAAAAGCAAAAAAAAGCGGCGGTTTATTTACTACTAAAAATCCCATTTTATTTATTGATGAAATTCATCGATTTAGTAAATCTCAGCAAGATTCTTTACTGGCAGCTGTAGAAAAGGGTTGGGTTACCTTAATTGGGGCTACAACTGAAAATCCTAGTTTTGAAGTTATACCTGCACTTTTAAGCAGGTGTCAGGTTTATATTTTAAAACCTTTTGATAAGCACGACTTGGTTACTTTGCTTGAACGTGCAATACGACAAGATGCACAGCTACAAAAGAAGAAAATTGAACTAAAAGAAACAGAAGCTTTGTTAAGACTCTCTGGAGGTGACGGCAGAAAGCTGTTAAATATGTTTGAGCTAGTTATAAATTCTGAAGACACAGAAGATGTTGTTATTACTGATGAATTGGTACTAAGCAAAGTACAAAAAAACACTGTTTTATACGACAAAACAGGAGAGCAACATTATGATATTGTTTCTGCTTTTATAAAATCTATTCGTGGTAGTGACCCTAACGGTGCTGTGTATTGGTTAGCTCGTATGATTGAAGGAGGCGAAGATGTAAAATTTATTGCTCGAAGAATGCTTATTGCTGCGTCTGAAGATATTGGCAATGCTAACCCTACTGCTTTGGTTATGGCTAATACCACTTTTCAAGCTGTTAGTACAATTGGTTACCCAGAAGCACGAATTATACTTAGCCAATGTGCTATATATTTAGCTACATCTGCTAAAAGTAACGCCAGTTATGCTGCTATAGGAAAAGCACAGCAGGTTGTTAAACAAACAGGAGATTTATCTGTACCGCTTGCTTTGCGTAATGCTCCCACCAAATTAATGAAAGATATTGGTTATGGTAAAGACTACCAATATGCCCACAATTATGAAAATAACTTTGTAGCAGCAGAATTTTTACCTGATGAGTTATCAGGTAGTTCTTTTTACATTCCTGGAAATAATAACCGAGAACGAACTATTAAAGAATTTTTAAAAAATAGGTGGAAAGATAAATATGAACTTTAG
- a CDS encoding SusD/RagB family nutrient-binding outer membrane lipoprotein, whose amino-acid sequence MKNKFILLLAVVLAITFNSCDQDLAEINENPNNPEVVPTSNIFASATKQFTDFSRDAFNEGRLTLPWVQYWGQTAYADEDRYLYRESSAESIYRNTYLVATDFKAILDQNTNEETRGLAAAYGDNDNQIAASRIMLSYMFYELTNFFGDVPYYSYGSDNETFQALKLEETATPVFAAQEDIYMDILKELRESADMINEGAVVFNSGDNIYGGDATKWKKFANSLILRVATTIKGVDNATYETAFDAAIASGVMTSNDDNAAQSYDTADANSSPLWDSFIDRTDFAVAAPFIELLKGERGNFNPDPRLFKMAVPISEGIAKVKDGTAVVTENFDDYVGIPYAFRNTNFLRNIAYSYPSSNVLKPNYKEVLMEYAEVEFLISERNGWSQTNYENGVTASMEKWGVPTADITTFVSSLPAANQANVLNQKYIALYMQAHQAYTEYRRTGFPNTLIQPNELITLPQVQVDEQNTDDPLTSYIFEPGPVDPSVDDLPFRLRYPQLLQTLNGENRNAAAQGLSNGDLITSKLFWDVN is encoded by the coding sequence ATGAAAAATAAATTTATACTATTATTAGCAGTTGTATTGGCAATTACTTTTAATTCCTGTGACCAAGATTTAGCAGAAATTAATGAGAATCCAAACAACCCAGAGGTAGTACCTACTAGTAATATTTTTGCTAGTGCTACTAAACAATTCACAGATTTCTCTAGAGATGCATTTAATGAAGGAAGATTAACTCTTCCTTGGGTTCAGTACTGGGGACAAACTGCTTATGCTGATGAAGACAGATATCTATACCGTGAATCTTCTGCAGAATCTATATACCGCAACACATATTTAGTTGCTACAGATTTTAAAGCTATATTAGATCAAAATACAAATGAAGAAACAAGAGGCCTTGCTGCTGCATATGGCGATAATGATAATCAAATAGCCGCTTCTCGTATTATGCTTTCTTATATGTTTTACGAGCTAACAAATTTCTTTGGGGATGTTCCTTACTATTCTTATGGTTCTGATAACGAAACCTTTCAAGCTTTAAAGCTAGAGGAAACAGCTACACCTGTTTTTGCTGCTCAAGAAGATATCTATATGGATATACTAAAAGAATTAAGAGAGTCTGCTGATATGATTAATGAAGGTGCTGTAGTTTTTAACAGTGGTGATAACATTTATGGTGGAGATGCAACAAAGTGGAAAAAGTTTGCCAATTCTTTAATCCTAAGAGTAGCTACAACTATAAAAGGTGTGGATAATGCAACATATGAAACTGCTTTTGATGCAGCTATTGCTAGTGGAGTTATGACATCTAATGATGATAATGCTGCACAATCTTACGACACTGCTGATGCTAATTCTTCACCATTGTGGGATTCATTCATTGACAGAACAGATTTTGCTGTTGCAGCACCATTTATAGAGTTACTAAAAGGAGAAAGAGGAAACTTTAATCCTGACCCTAGATTATTTAAAATGGCTGTACCAATTTCAGAAGGAATAGCAAAAGTTAAAGATGGAACTGCAGTTGTTACAGAAAACTTTGATGACTATGTAGGTATTCCTTATGCTTTTAGAAATACTAATTTTTTAAGAAACATTGCGTATTCTTATCCTAGCAGTAACGTTCTAAAACCAAACTACAAAGAAGTTCTAATGGAATATGCAGAGGTAGAATTCTTAATTTCTGAACGTAATGGTTGGTCACAAACTAATTATGAAAATGGTGTAACTGCAAGTATGGAAAAATGGGGAGTTCCTACAGCAGACATTACTACTTTTGTATCAAGTTTGCCTGCTGCTAATCAAGCAAATGTATTAAACCAAAAATACATTGCTTTATATATGCAAGCTCACCAAGCATACACAGAATACAGAAGAACAGGTTTTCCAAATACATTAATTCAACCTAATGAATTAATCACTTTACCTCAAGTTCAAGTTGATGAACAAAATACAGATGACCCATTAACTAGTTATATTTTTGAACCTGGACCTGTAGACCCTTCTGTAGATGACTTACCTTTTCGTTTAAGGTACCCGCAATTACTACAAACTTTAAATGGGGAAAACAGAAATGCTGCTGCCCAAGGCCTTTCTAATGGTGATTTAATTACAAGTAAATTATTTTGGGATGTAAACTAA
- the rlmB gene encoding 23S rRNA (guanosine(2251)-2'-O)-methyltransferase RlmB, with amino-acid sequence MEKTTQIYGIRAIIEAINANEALDKIFVQKGLKGDLFRELENLARKKGISISYVPVEKLNRLTKNNHQGVVANISPITFHNFEELVESVIQKKEAPLFLLLDQLSDVRNFGAIIRTAECTGVDGIIIQKKGAAPVTADTIKTSAGAAFKVPIAKVNHIKDAVHYLQASGVKIIAASEKTENTIYDVSFKEASAIIMGSEDVGISPSILKAADHTAKLPLLGEIESLNVSVACGVFLYEAVRQRLA; translated from the coding sequence ATGGAAAAAACTACCCAAATTTATGGTATTAGAGCTATTATAGAAGCCATTAATGCTAATGAAGCTCTAGATAAAATTTTTGTTCAAAAGGGATTAAAAGGTGATCTTTTTAGAGAACTAGAAAATTTAGCCAGAAAAAAAGGAATTAGCATTTCTTATGTACCTGTTGAAAAACTAAACAGGCTAACAAAAAATAATCACCAAGGTGTAGTTGCTAACATATCTCCTATCACGTTTCATAATTTTGAAGAATTAGTTGAAAGCGTTATTCAAAAAAAAGAAGCTCCTCTTTTTCTACTTCTAGATCAATTATCTGATGTACGTAATTTTGGTGCCATTATTAGAACCGCAGAGTGTACTGGTGTAGATGGTATAATTATTCAGAAAAAAGGTGCTGCACCTGTAACTGCAGATACCATAAAAACATCTGCCGGAGCGGCCTTTAAAGTTCCAATTGCAAAAGTTAACCACATTAAAGACGCTGTACATTATTTACAGGCATCTGGAGTAAAAATTATTGCTGCCTCAGAAAAAACGGAAAACACAATTTACGATGTTTCTTTTAAAGAAGCTTCTGCAATAATTATGGGATCAGAAGATGTAGGTATTTCTCCATCAATATTAAAAGCAGCAGACCATACTGCTAAATTGCCATTATTAGGCGAAATAGAATCATTAAACGTTTCTGTTGCTTGTGGTGTGTTTTTATATGAAGCTGTAAGGCAACGCTTAGCATAA